From one Lycium barbarum isolate Lr01 chromosome 6, ASM1917538v2, whole genome shotgun sequence genomic stretch:
- the LOC132599895 gene encoding annexin D4-like: MATSNEFKAFSKALSGHYNTSGQQTATSNEFRALTKAFSGLGVDEKSFISILGKWDTKQRQFYRKNTQEFFKEDERQFERWDEAHVLQIRQEFLRLKDAVMVYTMHPWERDARLFKEALVKEGQPQLHIIIETAATRSSEQLLGARRAYHSLFEHSIEEDIASHVHSPQRKLLVALVSSYRYEGPKVNEELAKSEAKEFLKAIKDGGKKEFIEDEEVVRRLSTRSKLHLKALYAYYKELSGNYLDEDLGGSLVLEQTVQCLCTPQTYFSKVLDASLRLDVDEPARDSVTRVIATRADEDINQIAEEFDKRFGTTLTNKIEEIANGSYKEFLLTLVAKSA; this comes from the exons ATGGCAACCTCCAATGAGTTTAAGGCTTTCTCCAAGGCTTTATCAG GTCATTACAACACAAGTGGTCAACAAACAGCAACCTCTAATGAGTTTAGAGCTCTCACCAAGGCTTTCTCAG GACTTGGAGTTGATGAGAAGTCATTCATATCAATACTGGGAAAGTGGGACACAAAGCAAAGGCAATTCTATAGGAAGAACACTCAAGAATTCTTCAAAGAGGATGAACGCCAATTTGAGAGATGGGATGAAGCACATGTTCTCCAAATTCGCCAAGAGTTTTTACGTCTCAAG gATGCAGTGATGGTGTACACAATGCATCCATGGGAGAGAGATGCTAGACTGTTTAAGGAGGCATTGGTGAAAGAAGGTCAACCTCAACTTCATATTATTATTGAGACTGCTGCCACTAGATCTTCTGAACAACTTTTGGGAGCAAGAAGGGCTTATCATTCCCTCTTTGAACACTCCATCGAGGAAGACATTGCCTCCCATGTCCACTCTCCTCAAAGAAAG CTTTTAGTAGCCCTGGTGAGTTCATACCGTTATGAAGGGCCAAAAGTTAACGAAGAACTTGCAAAATCTGAGGCCAAGGAGTTCCTAAAGGCAATTAAAGATGGTGGAAAGAAGGAGTTTATTGAAGATGAAGAAGTTGTGAGGAGATTATCAACAAGAAGCAAGCTCCATCTCAAGGCTCTTTATGCCTATTACAAGGAACTCAGTGGCAACTATTTGGATGAG GACCTTGGTGGCAGCTTGGTTTTAGAACAAACAGTACAATGCCTTTGTACACCTCAAACATACTTCAGCAAA GTTTTGGATGCATCACTGAGACTAGATGTGGATGAACCAGCCAGAGACTCAGTGACTAGAGTCATTGCTACAAGAGCTGATGAAGATATCAACCAAATTGCTGAAGAGTTTGACAAGAGATTTGGAACTACTCTGACTAACAAGATTGAGGAAATTGCTAATGGAAGTTACAAGGAGTTCTTGCTTACTTTAGTTGCTAAATCAGCCTAA